From a region of the Rhodospirillaceae bacterium genome:
- a CDS encoding SPFH domain-containing protein — MATFITIVIVVVALAVFIAFLQRFYRKATRETALIRTGFGGQKVAMDGGCIALPFLHRVEEINMRAMPLEVARTGNASLMTEDRLRLDVEMEFNLRVLPTPQGVATAAQAIGSRSLRTDGLHELLDGRLVGAMQAVVATKTMDQLHENRGAFVSEVEALLVDNLEQNGLRLESASLTRFDQASLASLDENNAFNAVGMRRLAEIVAANRKQRADIEADADVSVRQTQLDSLKRKLEIEREQQEAEIAQHRTVEEARAAGDAAEEAARQHAKQEAERARIDAERQTRLAEIQRDLALRQEESQALLAAESTKIDSQIALSRKRAEEFDAEAETELRRIGVVAAQEQLQREKEKLAAERDATTALLRARRDADVSEEVTKSEVRTLLDKVQAEAKATSVKAEARRHELKAEAEGKAALAEAENAVSEQVLNTRLEQHRIDRMPAIIEQMVKPAEKIESIRINQVSGLGTGGSGGESGGATSPFNQAVEGVLNMAVQLPAMQKLGRQLGVNLDVGGDADASDGESADNDTDEDKTGGDR; from the coding sequence ATGGCGACCTTCATCACCATTGTCATCGTTGTCGTGGCGCTGGCGGTATTCATCGCCTTCCTGCAGCGCTTCTACCGCAAGGCCACCCGCGAGACCGCCCTGATCCGCACCGGCTTCGGCGGCCAGAAGGTGGCGATGGACGGCGGCTGCATCGCCCTGCCCTTCCTGCACCGGGTCGAAGAGATCAACATGCGCGCCATGCCGCTCGAGGTGGCGCGCACGGGCAACGCCTCCCTGATGACCGAGGACCGGCTGCGCCTCGACGTCGAGATGGAGTTCAACCTGCGCGTCCTGCCGACGCCGCAGGGCGTGGCGACCGCAGCCCAGGCCATCGGCTCGCGCTCGCTGAGGACCGACGGTCTGCACGAATTGCTGGACGGCCGGCTGGTCGGCGCCATGCAGGCGGTCGTCGCGACCAAGACCATGGACCAGCTGCACGAGAACCGCGGCGCCTTCGTCAGCGAAGTCGAAGCCCTGCTGGTCGACAATCTCGAGCAGAACGGCCTGCGCCTCGAATCGGCGTCGCTCACCCGCTTCGACCAGGCGTCGCTGGCGTCGCTCGACGAGAACAACGCCTTCAACGCCGTCGGCATGCGCCGCCTGGCCGAGATCGTCGCCGCCAACCGCAAACAGCGGGCGGATATCGAGGCCGACGCCGACGTCTCGGTGCGCCAGACCCAGCTCGATTCGCTGAAGCGGAAGCTGGAGATCGAGCGCGAGCAGCAGGAAGCGGAGATCGCCCAGCACCGGACGGTCGAGGAAGCCCGCGCGGCCGGCGACGCCGCCGAGGAAGCTGCGCGCCAGCACGCGAAGCAAGAGGCCGAGCGCGCCCGGATCGACGCCGAACGGCAGACCCGCCTTGCGGAAATCCAGCGCGACCTCGCCCTGCGCCAGGAGGAATCCCAGGCCCTGCTGGCCGCCGAATCGACCAAGATCGACAGCCAGATCGCGCTCAGCCGCAAGCGCGCCGAGGAGTTCGACGCCGAGGCCGAGACCGAACTGCGCCGTATCGGCGTCGTCGCGGCGCAGGAGCAATTGCAGCGCGAGAAGGAGAAGCTGGCGGCGGAACGCGACGCGACGACCGCACTCCTGCGCGCCAGGCGCGACGCCGACGTTTCCGAAGAGGTCACCAAATCCGAGGTCAGGACCCTGCTCGACAAGGTACAGGCCGAAGCCAAGGCGACCTCCGTCAAGGCCGAGGCCCGGCGCCACGAGTTGAAGGCCGAGGCCGAAGGCAAGGCGGCGCTTGCCGAGGCCGAGAATGCGGTGAGCGAGCAGGTGCTGAATACGCGGCTGGAGCAGCACCGGATCGACCGGATGCCGGCGATCATCGAACAGATGGTCAAACCGGCCGAGAAGATCGAGTCGATCCGCATCAACCAGGTGAGCGGGCTCGGAACCGGCGGATCGGGCGGAGAAAGCGGCGGCGCAACTTCGCCATTCAACCAGGCCGTCGAGGGCGTCCTGAACATGGCGGTGCAGCTGCCGGCCATGCAGAAGCTCGGCCGGCAGCTCGGCGTGAATCTCGATGTCGGCGGCGACGCCGACGCTTCAGACGGCGAATCGGCCGACAACGACACGGACGAGGACAAGACCGGCGGAGACCGCTAG